Sequence from the Mytilus galloprovincialis chromosome 13, xbMytGall1.hap1.1, whole genome shotgun sequence genome:
GTTTACTTGGGATGTTGGCAAAGTATTGAGCTATTTAGAATCTCTGTACCCGTTACAAGATTTGGATTTAAAAATGTTAACTCTCAAATGTGTTGCTTTAATTGCTCTAGCATCTGCTCAAAGATCACAAACACTTGCAAGTCTTAATTTAAACTCTGTTCTCAGTACAGGCACATCATTTATATTTCGTGTCACAACTTTATTAAAGACGACACGACCTAAAAACATAGGACAAGATGTTATTATTCCTgtctttcagaaaaaagaaatTTGTCCTGTTGAAACtttaaaacattatattcacCGAACTAAAGACTTAAGAAAAAgtagtaaattgtttatttcattcaGAACTTTAAAAGCTGTAACAAGCTGTTCAATTGCCAGATGGTTAAAATTGGTACTGTCTAATGCAGGCATAAATGTGTTGAAATTTAAAGCTCATTCATACAGATCTGCATCCTCTTCTGCAGCTAAAAGAGCAGGTATATCATTAAATGATATCCTGAAAACAGCAAATTGGGCATCAGCTCAGACCTTCAAAAAGTTTTACTGTAAGGATATTGAGGTAGACAATACAAATTCAAATTATGTTCATTCAGTGTTTAATCATACTTTTACAGCCTGATCATGTTGATGCTGACAATGACTTAGAGATACAGTTCCAGGGTTTTTCTACATCAGGAGATGTACTGTCTAAGGAACTAACAGATTGGAGATGGAGGAACCATTATTCCAGATGTTGATTCATAATAGTGAATAGTGAAAGGACATTTGCGATGATATCGCGTTGCGTGTATGGACATACATAAGATTTATAAACTAGTGATGGacattattattgtttttccAATTATATTGTGTGATGCATATTGATAGACAACAAGATTAAAAGAAttaatcatatatttttattttttctgtgttGTTACAAGAATTTTTAGATGAAAGATTTGCTCTATACTGGTTCTAACTAGACTATATTGGTATTTGATGAAATTTAAAAGTATGTGGAATAAAGACTTGAGAGCAAAGACTTGTCCGTcttaaacaaaaaattgtcagaaTGATCTGATTTTCAGATTAGTTTTGTGTTGGATATCTATATTTGGTGAATTTCTTTGTTTATATCTCTGTTCAAGTTTTTTACTGGTATTGTTCATGAGATTAGTTGGTTATTAATTTccatttatttcttattctgtTTTGGAAGTTGCATTTATTGGAGCTACAAAGAGTTCACTTATTAACCTGAGCAAGCCCAGGATTATGATATATAATGTTACCTTATCCAAGCATCATTTATGATGTGAAGGATAAGGTGCATTATATGAAGAAGCCAAAGGGCTTCGAGGGTTAATATGTACCCTCCCAAATTATATAATCAGTAATACGCCCGtcccaaaaataaatatttagacCAATAAATGCCAATAGCGGCTTTGGTTATTTAAAAAGAGGCTGGTCACTACTCTGCACGGGCTTATATAGTAGTGGTCAGACAAAAAATCACTCAGCTGTGAAAAAAGGCGTGCGGCCTTGACATAAAGTAAAGGTTCACTTATTAACCCTCGAAGCCCTTTGGCTTCTTCATATAATGCACCTTATCCTTCACATCATAAATGATGCTTGGATAAGGTAACAGTTTTATGTATGAACATTCTGGAATATTTGTTTGGTAAGATATGATGAATATACATAttctaaaaaaatctatacaaaaactgatataaaaaaaaaagattttaacacTATAAAATTCATTAGAAAAAGCAAAATATGTTCATTAGTTACATGTCTTTGATTTTGcatatttcaaagttttgtacatgaaaaaaaaattaacagtttGGAAATTTAATGTATGGCATCATAGAATTAAAGAGTAGAGAGGAAAAAAGAGATAAAGCTAGTTTAAAATAAactgaataaaaattaataaatagaaGTTAATAAATTATAAAGCTGTCTTGCTagttacaaaaacaaaaagtgcTGAGTTAGTAATAAAGATTTACATTTTAACTATTGGTCCAACTACCCAATCAATGTCATTCTTGGGAAAGTAGGATTAGTCTGGAAACATTCCCAATCACCGcctttttattattgatttgaaaAGGTGCATCACTCAAATTCCCCGAAGAGGTAGTTTAATTTATAATAGTTATTTCCCTTTAGCACCAAATTAGAGGGCAACATGCACAAATTCCTTTATAAATCTACCTAATTCAACTAGTTAATCGACTGCTACTAGACTTGTTCTGGTTGAGGGAATTTCTCAGTGTTGAAGACCccttggtggccttgggctgatTTTTGCTCTTTAgcctggttgttgtctctttgacaaattacCATTTCCAAATCTTAATTTTATGGTATTTGTTTTCTGAATACCTCATATAAACCATTCCTatgatcccggagtcccgataaaggtcctccCCCCCCTTCCGCCATAGCAGCCAAGGCAAATAACTCTTGAATCAAATTTCATTAAAGGAAACTGTATATTATATGAAGCCATGTCTATGAGTTTCATTAAAAAGTATCTCATtagtaaattatttttcatgatgaGGGGATATACTATTCCATCTGGAACTATATACATGTTAGGGTCCAGTTCAGAGATACAAATTCTGATAATTGAAGAGTTCAacaaaattctgaaaaattaTCTTACTATTTACTAAGAGAAACTATAAAATTATTACAGTCCTCTTTTCTCCagatcaaaaagttaaaaaaaattctaattccTTTTTTTTAGTATGGCAATTGTCAAAGCTAGCATCAGTAAGCCATGTTAACTTTTTTACTTACTTTTTTTGATTGGctattttttcataattataaatcagACTAAATTAGTTAAATGACGTAACTTATAAATAAGTCTTAACAGCATTTTAACAAGGGGAAATATTTTGTTGGTTCTTTCCAGCAACCCTGCCATGCATCTTTTCTTTACACCAGAAGCCTATCCTTGGCACAAATTCACTATTTCCAACTACTtcctaaatttgattttaaacttaCTGAATATAACTAGCGTCAGACCCatctatgataaaaatataataaattatgaTTCATCTAGTTTTCTAAATCTACATAAATTATTCTTATATAAAAATCTACTTGGGATGAGTAAGAATGACATTGACCTTTGACCCCAATCTAATACCTATGAAGCAGCTTATAACTCCAGATAAAATGCTGAAATAGAATACACAACAATCAAGTGTCAGTGATTAAAAAGCAAAAGATGAGGAGTGTGTACTGTAAACAGCAGGTCATTTGTCAACTGGTTACAAATATTGTACCTGACTGATTAGCCTGAGAGTCCATTGATGTAGTGACCTTGAAAAGGTACCAGTGTTTCTTCAAAATATGCACTGATACCATTTTATAGAAATGTGATTATCATTCCAAGTTGGCATTTCTTGCAATAATACAAGAATTTTCTGGGCTTACAGTCATAAATTTGGGTATTGAGTTATGACCCTTGGCACTAAAATTGATTTTACAGAAATATTGAATTCAAAGGGGGAATATCCATTGTTATGTTGATTTTGTTCAAACCAATTTTAGAGACGTACCAAttcaaaaatgtttcattgaacATCATCTTCCATGAATAAATAAGTTCAAACAAATTGTGCATGAAATTTCTGTGATATATTTgataaatctttgaaaaaaaggTTATAAGTATTCTCCTTGCCAACAAAGTATcgttaaacatgataaagtatcACTAGAGTCATCCAAAAATTAATCATAAACATTATTGCAATCTTTGagaattatgaataaaaaattcaGAATTGAAATTCTTGTTAAAAATCTTTTTATTGTAATCCCTGAATATATTAATCATCATTTAAATCATTGCCAAGATAACCTCCAAAATATCAGCATTATAAACCTTGCTAACATGGTCTTCAAAATAACTTAAAATACCAAGGTATGtcttgaaaaaaattaataaagggCCAATAAATTATGGAATAAAATACAACTGGGCTGAAAAACCCTGAGTATTTCAAAGAATCTCCAAGTTTTGTAAAGTTATTAATTATAAATATGACGATATTATCATTATGATCCTTGCCAATAAAGCAGATGTGTTAATGTAATGTGAGAACCAAGCAAGCAATCAGTCAGTTTATTACAAGAGAAGGCTCCAGCAGAGAGAGAGACTCCTGACCCACAGTTACAGTATATTATAATGAAGGCATCAAGACAGATGAAAGCGTCACACAGCAAAGATGCCATACCTATCAAATGCAAAATCAAGCAAGTCTTCATAGCTGACACCCTCCGAAGTTTTGTAGTTAGCTAGCATGAGTGGTGACACCTCCTCCGAGCTACCCCTATCTGAAATATTTCTACCAGCAAGTGTTAGTGTTTTGACCCAGAAAGGATCTTTTCGGTTGTAAAATCCAAGCTGTTCTAAATTGCACTTGACtttttgaaactgaaatttgacTCTTGGAAATGTTGAAGATTTAGATGATGTGTCTATTTTTAAAGTAGATGGCGGCGTTATATCATGTCCTTCAAAAACATCATCATCTTCATCTAGACCACTATCAAATGGTTTGTCATCAATTTGGTGTTTTTTAAGGGGCGGGGGTGGAGCAGGAGGAAGAGTTCGCTCATGCTGCGTCAATTTGGAGCTCTCCGACCATGCATAATTTCTAACCAATGACTGAGGTGTTGAATGCCCATCGATGCCGCTGTCGTCAATCTGAAGTGGAAACTTTCGTTCCCTCTTGGCACCAATGGGAGTTGAATGTCTTAATGGCATCCTGGGTGGTAATGGCAAGCTATTGCCATCTCCACTAACACTGTTAGACCGGGGTGGTATAGCAGGGGCTCTAGTGGGACTTGGTAAGTTAGTTGCATCTCTTTCTTTAACATGCTGAATGGTCCCTGAATCAACGCTCATTGAGTGATGCAAAGTTGGTATCTTAACATGTAATTTAGAATTATAAGTTTTATGATTCATACCTTGACCAACACGACCTCCACGTATGGGGATAGCACCACCTCTTAACATTCTTAAAGGGTTTGTTTCCACATCTTCATCCCCACCAGTGGATGAGGACATAGCTCCTTTACCAGGAATACCTTGGGGTTCACGAATATTACGAGAATGTCCTTCCTCACTACCGCTGATTACTCCTCTTTGATGATCAAGGGAGCGTCGTATTCTACTCTCCCTTGCAAGTTTATTCATAATTTCACGAGGGGAAGGTTCAGAAAAGTCCTCCCCTACAAAAAGACTCGAAGATTTATTGTAAGAATCCCTACGAGAATCATCCTGACGATTGACTTCTGTAGCACTATTTACTGACTCAGTACCAGAatcagtatgaacattgtctgaATCAGGTTCATCAATCCTTAATACTTCTACATTGTTTTTAATGTCTTCAGAGTCACACTCTGATGTTTGTTCACTAGAAGTGTCTAAAATTTTAGGTCTATATTCATCTTCTGGTAGTTTTACTTTCAGATCATATTCTTGAGGAATTTCTGGCGGTGGTTTTTGTGGACGAGGCACAGGTTCTACTCTCTGTATGATTTCTGGTCTAGGTTTTGGAGCAGGTATTGGTATATCAGATCGTTTGCTGTCAGGCCGTGGTTTTGGAACTGGTTTCTGATGATAACTCATCTCTGTTAAttgattaaaattcatttcaGGTGGTTCTAAATCAAAGTCATCTATCATTGCAAGAGGCACCCCATATGTACTATCTTGATGTACAGGAGTAACCTCCCTTCTTTCTGGTGTAACCTCTCTTTTcattggagttatttccctttttgcaGGAGTAATTTCTCTTTTTGCAGGAGTTATATCTCTCTTTGCAGGAATTATTTCTCTTTTTGCAGGAGTAATTTCTCTTCTAACTGGAGTTAACTCCCTTTTGACAGGAGTTACCTCTCTTTTAGGTGGAGTAACTTCCCTTTCTTCAGAGGAGTATGAAGTACCAGATTTTTCCTTCACAGAACCTCTCATAACTAACTGGTTATAAGCCTCCATTGCTCCAGGAGGAACACTTTCTACTTGATCTGCTTTATTTTTGATCTCCTCTGAGAAAGTACGTTGACGATCAAGTTTCGGACTACGTTTAAATGAGAATTTGAATCTTGATCCATTCTGTGGTGACCCTGAATCACTTTCTGAATCTGACTGATATTTATCAGGTGACGAAGGTTCTTGTGAAGATGACATATGAGAACGAGAACTTAATTCATTTGCCATGGCGATAGCATCATCTATCATTTTTTCATCAGATGCTGACATTGGTTTGACCTTGGCTTGTTTTCGTGGTTCTGGTTTCGGAGGCTCCCTGTTTCGAGGTTCCTGCAAGGCAAAAATTGAACATGCATAGTGATTACATAAATAGATACATGCTGTCTATAATAAAGATATTTTCATATACTCCAGACTTGATTATACTGAAGAAAAGCTGAAGATAATTTCTATAAGAAGAATATAATAATTACCCTATATCCCTTTTCTCCTAATGAgaatatacaatatttatatgtGAATGTattgtatatgtaaaaaaaaaagattatttaattCAGATTTATGATTTTTCAATCTGTCCATTCATCGATTGCTTGTATAGATTTATTGTTCCTTGTACGTCAGAGATTGTAAATTGAGCAACAGCAACATGCAATGCCATGCACATAATGATCACAGTTGAATATtttttgtgtatgtttttttaaagttttttttttctatcttataTCATAATACACTTTTTTAAAGCAAATTAAAGAGAAATATATGTTTCATTccatataatttaacaaaattttgcaGAGAAGAAAGATTGAACAGCTATAGCTATTAAGAGGAAGTAGAATTAGAGGCAGACATACTAGTCTAGGTGGTTGAACAGGAAGTGGTGGTGGTGGTGATTTTGATCCTCTCCCATTGGTCATCAGTTTAGGAGGCGATTCATGTTGAGGTGTTGTAGTTGCTGATGAATCATTTGAAGATGAGTTTGCCAACTTTGCCTCTTTGTCGTTTATTGCTTTCAATACTTCATCCATAAATGAAGGTCCGAAATCAAAAGAACTCTGTAAAATGTCAAGTTTTataattaaatatcaataaaaaaaaaaatttggtaaaTATACAGAAATGACATTTCAGACGGCAAtcttataacaacaaaaaaaacaacaaacaaaaacatgtagAGATCAGTGAAAGTTATTTAATAATAGACTATGCTTGCTGTGATATGGACAAATTATGAATAAATGTCAATACATTTAatgatttgcatttttttttaaatcaaaatcgcaatatttttctcaaaaacaaaaatttaattgtgTTTTATCTTATAACTAATGGTCTTGAATCAGGGAAGACTTGTGCCCACGTAAAACTGATTTTAACACCCATCATACGTTTTGCCTGTCCCTAGTCTGGTTATCTGTACCTTCCATTTTTAGTTGTAGTCTTTGTATTCAACTTTTTGGAGGAATCTGTATTGAAGGTTTatgtgattttttatttcattatctaATATTTTTGGTGATGTCTATTATAGTTTTTTTTGGCATTATCTaatttatcttttattaattACAGTGTATTCTGTTTATCCATCACACAAGAGGACCAGAAAAAAAGTTTGATTAAGCAGAGTattggaatactcaggtttttttcTGCAAAGATAGGCATATTTTGGGATAGCCCTAAGATGTTATGAGTCAAGGCATATTTTGGGATAGCCCTAAGATGTTATGAGTCAAGGCATATTTTGGGATAGCCCTAAGATGTTATGAATCATAGAATGTTAGTACAAACGTTtatatatgatttgttttttcATACCGACATGTCAGGCATTTTGAAGTCAGCAAATATAGAATCATCATCTATATCTTGATACTGGAAATCTCCACTATCGACCTCGTCTGTCCTTGTTACATATTGACTGTCTATAGATTCCTGACTTATCCAGGAGTGACCATTAGTACCCAGAGATCCATTCATATTATGTCCATTTTCATCTCTATTAAGACTCACAGTTGATATCCGACTTTCACCTTCTTTCCCTGGAAGATAGATCATAATCATAATTACTTACTATAATTGTAATTACTTCTTTCCTTTCAATAATCTATCCAGGttgtattttctatttttgaaCATCCATAAACTATATGGCCCTGTATTAACATGATTTTTTCATAGCATTTTCAAATTGACATATTTTAAGATGGATGTCTTTTTATCCTAAGCATGGAATTCTTTTTTCTATTAATCCTTAATTTCTCAATaattttttcaacattcatttcaaataaaatatatcttcaaATTCTGGTTATCACATCTACAATCTTAATAGATCACCATTAATTTCTACCCatacaataaatacaaaaatttaaagtaaatgtttctgTTTTAGGGTCTTTATGCTATGCAGACATATTTACAACAAAGGcttattttcattgttgaaagctaTACTGTGACCTGTATTTGTTGACTTTTATGTcaatttggtctctgatggagagtagtctcattggcaataatagctcatcttcttatttttacattagaatgttgttgtttttttctgcatattacaaaatgtataataaattATATCATAATGAAATATCTTTTATATGATTTTGCAAAATCTAAATACCAACCTGTACTAGCAACTTTGACTGGCAGTTTGTCGTAATTATCACCAATGAAACCAACATCACCGAAAATAGCACCATCGTAACCAATATGCCCTGTGTGACGAAGGTCATTCTGTGGACCACTGATCATCTCAGCATTGAACCGCCTTAATGACTTCCTGTTTGATTctgcaataaataaataataattttaatatattatggagatttttttatttaatgtttgaaGTCAAGTTCCTGAAAAGTAAAATGTAAACAGAAACAGAAATTGCTAAAAAcggaaaataaaattttattttaatgacatttttcAACAGAAATTGACGAAACtgattaataaaattaagtttcgAAATATTTCCTTTTACATACattgagaataaaaaataattcttatattAGTTTTAAAACTGATTAAATCATGTGTTAGCGTTGACTGTGTCATTGCATATTTCTGTGTATTATTTAAGCATGTGGCCATTCCCATACAATGGAAGCAATATCTGTGGTACAATATATACCTTTAAACCTGTGTCATATAACTATACATGTGTTTCATATTTatgtaaatatcaaataaaatatatgaggTTTACAGCTTTAACAATCTATAACATATGACAATTTCCttggaaaaaaaattgacttGGTATGAAAGCCCTTTGGTCAAAATTTATAAGAACAGAATTTACAGTGATACAGGAGTATCTTTAATGATGAACAGTAATATCTGTCTAAATTAACTGTATCCCTTGCTCAGGACTTTGTTTGGCATAGACACTAGTGTCCACATTTTACTGGTTTAATTACTACAGAATGTTCTTATTACACGAGATCAGATGGTTTAAATCAGTTAGTTttcactgttaaaatatttctctAAATTCTTAATAATTGACATCTTTTTATAACCCTGAACCTGGAAGTAACCTGTTAGTTTGGAAAAGGTCAAGGATCAGATATAGGGTTCACTCCATTCTAATGTAATTAGTAGAACAGCATGAAGCTTATTTTAGCTCACTTGAATTAATTATAATCAGTTGCAGTTAGCATAAAGCTTtttccttatttatttttaaggTTTCAAATTTCACATTTGGACATTATTCCGTTACTTTGCTGTTTAAAATCTGAGATGCAATGAACTTGAATTTTATTGACAGTTCAATAAACTGATAGCATTAAAACCTACACcatataccgtatagcgggttatttttgcAGGGTGTtaattttcgcggatagaacaaagTCTCCTAAATTAATTCCGCCAAATTAAATGTGTACAtacaaaggtattgataaaagttttgaatccgccaaaatattttgtataccttattcaatgaaaatcgcgaaattttacaccctaAAAAATAACTCACTATACGGTATAAGTTTAGTGAATGTAAcatccatttttactgaactCACGACAGAACAAATTTtgttttaggggccagctgaagccagCCTGTGGCTGTGGGATTTTCTTGCTATATTGAATACCAATTGGTACCCCTTGGTTGTTTTCTGCCCTTTGGTCAGGTTATTTCATGTGACATCATTTCTATCTTTAAAAGCCCATGCCCCACAGACAGATGATCTATTTTGGAGCTGAGACTCAGTTGTCAAAATTATGGTCCATTCTATCTAAGTATCTAATCAGGAGATCATGCTGCTCCAACTTGTTGAGGACCTGATTAATGACCATATTTTAAGTGATATTCTAATTTTTTGGCATTATGTGATAAGTCATAAGCTGTTGTCAATATTTTGTTATAGAAGCCACACTACACATCTATTTGTCCCTTCTCCAATCTTACCTTTCTTACCACCCTTTTTGGGGGATTTTTCTTTCTTGTCTGATTCTATAAATAGTATAACcaatcaaattgtaaaaataaagattttggcATAATTGGGGTCTATTGTAGCAAATAGGAGTTAAATCAAAATAGGATTATTCACTACAAAGCATctagctaattttttttttaaatacaacaaaaagtaaaatcttttATTCAGGAATTAATTGTAATATCTATTCctaattttttatcattaaaaatttGCAATTCTTTAAAATGATTGTTTTCTTATTTGCATTTTGGATACTTGTAGTAAATGTCTGTAGAATTTAACTCCTCTATTTAAATATATTCAATGTCTAAGTATGTAGAATACTAAACTACttataatattgtatttataaaaatgtaaaattaaagacTCGGCATGCTGGCATAGTTTCATTATATGACTGACAGTGGCTCTCTGCCAGCATGCAAAAGGTGCTCTTGTGCTGAAATAAATACTATTATGAAATGCATATACATCAAGCAATGATATGATTCTATTCTACAGTATAAATTGTAAGACCCTAAATTCCCAGCTTATaaaaagaagagaagaaaacttctaaatacagtataagaaaatcaGAATAAAAAATGAAGCATATCTAGATAGTAGTATTCCTTTTATCTAACTAAATAACCTAAATGCTTAAAAAATTTGGCTTgcaaaaaaaaccatacaaattGGTAATAAATGCAAGAAATAATAAAATCCAATATTAGTGTTATAAAAGGAACAATTGAATGTATaagagtaaaaaaatattaatgtaaataaaGATGATAGGCAAATATGTTCATAAAAATTACCcaaaaattttattataaatctCTTTAAAAAATTCCACAGCATGAAAGCAAAATTGAGTAAAATCAAAGGACAGGTACACTGATGATTTTATTGAGTGATCTATTTCATCATCTAAGTGATAGTAAGTCCTTGACTTATATTTTAGACTCATGTCTGGGTTCAACTTGAGGAAGTTCCAATTTGTTATCAGTATTTCTTGAAGATACTCATAGCAGTTTGTGGATAAAAGCATGATTATGATGTGTAACATTTTCTagcatttttgttcttttttcttaCCTTTCCTTACAAGTTTGACCATAGGTTGGTCTGAGTCagctttttcttttttagagTCTACATGAAAAATTTACTATTTATTTGGGGTTTCCAAATGGAAATTAAACCAATTTTGTTAATAGATAATAATAAGAAATCAAATATACTTGTTCACAAATAATTAagtgtaaaatttcattaatctgtaagacatttaaaaaaattattataacaaTTTAGACAAAATTTTCTagtaaaagaaagataactctattaTGAAAAGGGTCATAAAAAACAGGTGCACTGTATTTTTGGAAGTTTTTTAATGTGCATCTTAATCCTCTCTTAAATGGAGCTCTTCCCCTTAAACCacaattatcatttaaaaaaattgccattttcatttgaattgtgtTTTCAGTATGGCAAGCTGGGATAAAAGCAAGATAATGATTTGCAACATTTCCGAGCGGCTTTTTCTTACCTTTTCTTGAAAGTTTGACTTTAGGTGTGTCcaattctttttcctttttagagTCTATATGAAATAAGGATATTTTGTCTTTCACTTTTGGACTGATATTTTTAATAACCATTCACACAAAAAACCATGAATTTACCAAATTTTAATCattgaaaaataagttaatttCTATTTCTTTGTTATATTCAATACAATAATCTatagtttttgatttttgttgattTAAAGTTCacttcaaaaatgttaaaattagaAAAACGTGAAATGAAAGTTAAGGCTAATATATATTACTTTGTGAAAAGTGGTGTGTGAGAGCTTACCTTTTCGACTGAGTTTAATTTTAGGTGTATTTGATTCCTGGTTTTCTCTTTTAGAGTCTATGAAAACAAAGGAGTGCAAA
This genomic interval carries:
- the LOC143056612 gene encoding uncharacterized protein LOC143056612 isoform X2, which encodes MTTEKSLLEFMEEAELDHYYQALKDQLKINAIHQLKYVEEEDLNDIGMTKPEMRRLKKMYKKEFPAGALGKLKKAILTRSGGDIGRSLSPSPPEQRSPRPSSYIRPPCKQIIPANSIQINKTLGEGEFGIVQQGLWTTETGEKVQVAIKCLTKEKMHTGTTEFLKEANIMQNVDHENIVRMYGVVLDKDDSLMLVTELAPMRSLLECLKEQSLRTDFPLPRLCDFAQEICDGMSYLESKRLIHRDLAARNILVFSKSKVKISDFGLSRALGIGKDYYQSNFSLNLKLPIAWCAPECINYLKFTSASDIWAFGVTLWEIFTYGFQPWAGLTGQQILESIDAPNCQRLERPDLCPKEYYQIMTKCWEHDPERRPLFSELFVMLPQMRPTQVKAMKDFPEVVVPKDFLYYKSYDVIYVLDKNPEDCPKSGFWKGVLGNGKCGYFDPANVMPIIEHKNSPSVSKSISRKESKRENGDAKIKLSRKESKRESGSSFFSNIRLSRKDSKRENQESNTPKIKLSRKDSKKEKELDTPKVKLSRKDSKKEKADSDQPMVKLVRKESNRKSLRRFNAEMISGPQNDLRHTGHIGYDGAIFGDVGFIGDNYDKLPVKVASTGKEGESRISTVSLNRDENGHNMNGSLGTNGHSWISQESIDSQYVTRTDEVDSGDFQYQDIDDDSIFADFKMPDMSSSFDFGPSFMDEVLKAINDKEAKLANSSSNDSSATTTPQHESPPKLMTNGRGSKSPPPPLPVQPPRLEPRNREPPKPEPRKQAKVKPMSASDEKMIDDAIAMANELSSRSHMSSSQEPSSPDKYQSDSESDSGSPQNGSRFKFSFKRSPKLDRQRTFSEEIKNKADQVESVPPGAMEAYNQLVMRGSVKEKSGTSYSSEEREVTPPKREVTPVKRELTPVRREITPAKREIIPAKRDITPAKREITPAKREITPMKREVTPERREVTPVHQDSTYGVPLAMIDDFDLEPPEMNFNQLTEMSYHQKPVPKPRPDSKRSDIPIPAPKPRPEIIQRVEPVPRPQKPPPEIPQEYDLKVKLPEDEYRPKILDTSSEQTSECDSEDIKNNVEVLRIDEPDSDNVHTDSGTESVNSATEVNRQDDSRRDSYNKSSSLFVGEDFSEPSPREIMNKLARESRIRRSLDHQRGVISGSEEGHSRNIREPQGIPGKGAMSSSTGGDEDVETNPLRMLRGGAIPIRGGRVGQGMNHKTYNSKLHVKIPTLHHSMSVDSGTIQHVKERDATNLPSPTRAPAIPPRSNSVSGDGNSLPLPPRMPLRHSTPIGAKRERKFPLQIDDSGIDGHSTPQSLVRNYAWSESSKLTQHERTLPPAPPPPLKKHQIDDKPFDSGLDEDDDVFEGHDITPPSTLKIDTSSKSSTFPRVKFQFQKVKCNLEQLGFYNRKDPFWVKTLTLAGRNISDRGSSEEVSPLMLANYKTSEGVSYEDLLDFAFDREKNCEEVEMMRSVFKNEISVEDCQQALTETKWIVPMAIKYVKLKQLLSAQLGDITLCKEALMACDWDVQRAANHVLSNLSSPEIIDV
- the LOC143056612 gene encoding uncharacterized protein LOC143056612 isoform X10, which translates into the protein MTTEKSLLEFMEEAELDHYYQALKDQLKINAIHQLKYVEEEDLNDIGMTKPEMRRLKKMYKKEFPAGALGKLKKAILTRSGGDIGRSLSPSPPEQRSPRPSSYIRPPCKQIIPANSIQINKTLGEGEFGIVQQGLWTTETGEKVQVAIKCLTKEKMHTGTTEFLKEANIMQNVDHENIVRMYGVVLDKDDSLMLVTELAPMRSLLECLKEQSLRTDFPLPRLCDFAQEICDGMSYLESKRLIHRDLAARNILVFSKSKVKISDFGLSRALGIGKDYYQSNFSLNLKLPIAWCAPECINYLKFTSASDIWAFGVTLWEIFTYGFQPWAGLTGQQILESIDAPNCQRLERPDLCPKEYYQIMTKCWEHDPERRPLFSELFVMLPQMRPTQVKAMKDFPEVVVPKDFLYYKSYDVIYVLDKNPEDCPKSGFWKGVLGNGKCGYFDPANVMPIIEHKNSPSVSKSISRKESKRENGDAKIKLSRKDSKRENQESNTPKIKLSRKDSKKEKELDTPKVKLSRKESDKKEKSPKKGGKKESNRKSLRRFNAEMISGPQNDLRHTGHIGYDGAIFGDVGFIGDNYDKLPVKVASTGKEGESRISTVSLNRDENGHNMNGSLGTNGHSWISQESIDSQYVTRTDEVDSGDFQYQDIDDDSIFADFKMPDMSSSFDFGPSFMDEVLKAINDKEAKLANSSSNDSSATTTPQHESPPKLMTNGRGSKSPPPPLPVQPPRLEPRNREPPKPEPRKQAKVKPMSASDEKMIDDAIAMANELSSRSHMSSSQEPSSPDKYQSDSESDSGSPQNGSRFKFSFKRSPKLDRQRTFSEEIKNKADQVESVPPGAMEAYNQLVMRGSVKEKSGTSYSSEEREVTPPKREVTPVKRELTPVRREITPAKREIIPAKRDITPAKREITPAKREITPMKREVTPERREVTPVHQDSTYGVPLAMIDDFDLEPPEMNFNQLTEMSYHQKPVPKPRPDSKRSDIPIPAPKPRPEIIQRVEPVPRPQKPPPEIPQEYDLKVKLPEDEYRPKILDTSSEQTSECDSEDIKNNVEVLRIDEPDSDNVHTDSGTESVNSATEVNRQDDSRRDSYNKSSSLFVGEDFSEPSPREIMNKLARESRIRRSLDHQRGVISGSEEGHSRNIREPQGIPGKGAMSSSTGGDEDVETNPLRMLRGGAIPIRGGRVGQGMNHKTYNSKLHVKIPTLHHSMSVDSGTIQHVKERDATNLPSPTRAPAIPPRSNSVSGDGNSLPLPPRMPLRHSTPIGAKRERKFPLQIDDSGIDGHSTPQSLVRNYAWSESSKLTQHERTLPPAPPPPLKKHQIDDKPFDSGLDEDDDVFEGHDITPPSTLKIDTSSKSSTFPRVKFQFQKVKCNLEQLGFYNRKDPFWVKTLTLAGRNISDRGSSEEVSPLMLANYKTSEGVSYEDLLDFAFDREKNCEEVEMMRSVFKNEISVEDCQQALTETKWIVPMAIKYVKLKQLLSAQLGDITLCKEALMACDWDVQRAANHVLSNLSSPEIIDV